The following are encoded in a window of Nakamurella sp. A5-74 genomic DNA:
- the paaC gene encoding 1,2-phenylacetyl-CoA epoxidase subunit PaaC, whose amino-acid sequence MTGTAAFHTDAASVATADRGAVAEYALRLGDDALIAAQRWGEWISRAPELEEDVALGNIGLDELGQARSLLSFAGSILGRTEDELAYFRSDQEFRCCHLVALARGDFADAIARLTVFAAYQLELYSALLSSSEPTIAAIAAKAVKEVRYHLDHGASWTVRLGDGTQESRIRMTAALDRLWPYVAELFDTDDLEQQLVAAGVAVDSSTLQDPAVGRITAILAEAGLQLPSAPRVRGGGRLGRPSEHLGFLLAEMQVLARQHPGATW is encoded by the coding sequence GTGACCGGGACCGCCGCATTCCACACCGACGCCGCATCGGTCGCCACCGCCGACCGTGGCGCGGTCGCGGAGTATGCGCTCCGACTCGGTGACGACGCGCTGATCGCCGCGCAGCGGTGGGGTGAATGGATCTCCCGCGCACCCGAGCTGGAAGAGGATGTCGCCCTCGGCAACATCGGGTTGGACGAACTGGGCCAGGCTCGTTCTCTCCTGAGCTTCGCCGGTTCGATCCTGGGGCGGACCGAGGACGAGCTCGCCTACTTCCGCAGCGACCAGGAGTTCCGATGCTGTCATCTGGTGGCCCTGGCCCGCGGCGACTTCGCCGATGCCATCGCCCGGCTGACCGTCTTCGCGGCCTACCAGCTCGAGCTGTACTCGGCACTCCTGTCGTCCTCCGAGCCCACCATCGCAGCGATCGCCGCCAAGGCGGTCAAGGAAGTCCGCTACCACCTCGACCACGGCGCCAGCTGGACAGTGCGACTCGGTGACGGGACCCAGGAGTCCAGGATCCGGATGACAGCAGCCCTCGACCGGCTGTGGCCGTACGTCGCTGAACTGTTCGACACCGACGACCTCGAACAGCAACTCGTCGCTGCCGGCGTGGCCGTCGACAGCTCCACCCTGCAAGACCCGGCGGTCGGGCGCATCACCGCGATCCTCGCCGAGGCCGGTCTACAGCTGCCGTCTGCCCCGCGGGTGCGTGGGGGTGGTCGGCTCGGTCGCCCGAGCGAGCACCTGGGGTTCCTGCTCGCCGAGATGCAGGTGCTCGCCCGACAACATCCCGGCGCGACCTGGTGA
- a CDS encoding helicase HerA-like domain-containing protein produces the protein MVDEQPSTSADPSAGAAAAPVARDAPAAHPAGADAGAPPARTSEATQRIAHGYDTTSPCVTLGSVVVGEVCDPTALVRIPLAMFNRHGLVAGATGTGKTKSLQLIAEQLSAAGVPVMMPDIKGDLSGLATAGAPDDRIVARALDTGDTWQASSFPTEFLTLAGQGNGVPVRATIDSFGPILLSKVLDLNDTQESTLGLIFHWADTKDLPLLDIKDLRAVIAHLTSAEGKADLKELGGVSSATAGVILRAITNLEAQGGDQFFGEPEFEVGDLLRTDPQGRGIISLLEVTELQSKPALYSTFIMWLLSELFEHLDEVGDIDRPKLVFMFDESHLLFADASKAFLQAVEQTVKLIRSKGVGVFFCSQLPTDIPESVLSQLGARIQHALRAFTPNDQQALSRTVRTYPRSEDYDLETALTSLGTGEAIVTVLSEKGAPTPVAWTRVRAPRSLMAPSAANVVAGVISASTLQPKYAQALDRESAYEKLTQRLSDSAQTMPGSGTPIAPPNPDWPTLPSDPSQFQPQGPASEFTPTSAPVPSEPAPTPRTVPRAEPQSEGGGLGGMLGGLIGSTAGKSFLRSLGTAIGGTLGRNVFGTRRRRR, from the coding sequence ATGGTCGACGAGCAGCCCAGCACGTCCGCTGATCCGTCTGCCGGTGCCGCCGCAGCGCCGGTTGCTCGGGACGCCCCGGCAGCGCACCCCGCGGGTGCGGATGCGGGGGCTCCGCCGGCCCGCACGTCCGAGGCCACTCAGAGGATCGCCCACGGCTACGACACGACGTCGCCCTGCGTCACGCTCGGCTCGGTGGTTGTCGGTGAGGTGTGCGATCCGACGGCACTGGTGCGGATCCCACTGGCGATGTTCAATCGGCACGGCCTGGTGGCCGGCGCCACCGGGACCGGAAAGACCAAGAGCCTGCAGTTGATCGCCGAACAGCTCTCGGCCGCCGGAGTACCGGTGATGATGCCGGACATCAAGGGTGACCTGTCCGGCCTGGCGACCGCCGGCGCGCCCGATGACCGCATCGTCGCCCGGGCCCTGGACACCGGCGACACGTGGCAGGCGTCCAGCTTCCCGACGGAGTTCCTGACCCTGGCGGGTCAGGGGAACGGCGTGCCGGTGCGCGCCACGATCGATTCGTTCGGCCCCATCCTGCTGTCGAAGGTGTTGGACCTCAACGACACCCAGGAATCCACCCTCGGTCTGATCTTCCACTGGGCCGACACGAAGGACCTGCCGCTGCTGGACATCAAGGATCTGCGCGCGGTCATCGCCCACCTCACCAGCGCTGAGGGCAAGGCCGACCTCAAGGAACTCGGTGGCGTCTCGTCCGCCACCGCAGGCGTCATCCTGCGCGCCATCACCAACCTCGAGGCCCAGGGCGGCGACCAGTTCTTCGGCGAACCCGAGTTCGAGGTCGGCGACCTGTTGCGCACGGATCCGCAGGGTCGCGGCATCATCTCGCTGCTCGAGGTCACGGAGCTGCAGAGCAAGCCGGCGCTGTACTCGACGTTCATCATGTGGCTGCTGTCGGAGTTGTTCGAGCACCTCGACGAGGTCGGTGACATCGACCGTCCGAAGCTCGTCTTCATGTTCGACGAGTCGCACCTGTTGTTCGCCGATGCCTCCAAGGCTTTCCTGCAGGCGGTCGAGCAGACCGTCAAACTGATCCGGTCGAAGGGCGTCGGCGTCTTCTTCTGCAGCCAGCTACCGACCGACATCCCGGAGTCGGTGCTCTCGCAGTTGGGCGCACGGATCCAGCACGCGCTGCGGGCATTCACCCCGAACGATCAGCAGGCACTGTCCAGGACGGTGCGGACCTACCCGCGCAGCGAGGACTACGACCTGGAGACTGCGCTCACCTCGCTGGGTACCGGTGAGGCCATCGTGACGGTCCTCAGCGAGAAGGGTGCGCCAACGCCCGTCGCCTGGACCCGGGTCCGGGCGCCGCGCTCCCTGATGGCGCCCTCTGCTGCGAACGTGGTTGCCGGCGTCATCAGCGCGTCGACGCTGCAACCGAAGTACGCCCAGGCCCTCGACCGCGAATCGGCGTACGAGAAACTCACCCAGCGGCTGTCGGACAGCGCGCAGACGATGCCGGGATCGGGTACGCCGATCGCACCGCCCAACCCGGACTGGCCGACCCTGCCCAGCGATCCGTCCCAGTTCCAGCCGCAGGGGCCGGCATCCGAGTTCACGCCGACCAGCGCGCCGGTCCCGTCGGAGCCGGCTCCGACGCCACGTACGGTGCCGCGCGCAGAGCCGCAGTCGGAGGGCGGCGGTCTCGGCGGAATGCTGGGCGGATTGATCGGATCCACCGCTGGCAAGTCGTTCCTGCGGTCGTTGGGCACCGCCATCGGAGGAACGTTGGGCCGCAACGTGTTCGGAACGCGGAGACGCCGCCGCTGA
- the paaE gene encoding 1,2-phenylacetyl-CoA epoxidase subunit PaaE — translation MTSSTGGNAGAEGATLQVPRRRLRFHPLTVGVVNRLTAEAVEVVFSVPAELTDEYDFLPGQHVAVRHQHDGVEIRRSYSLCAAPGNGELHIAVKTEPGGVYSTYANSLLKVGDVVEVMTPQGSFTSRLAAGSHAHVAAVAAGSGITPVMALAAGVLAGSTQSTFTLVYSSRSAEQVMFVDALADLKDRYPSRFVVHHVLSRELRQSPVHSGRLDAERLDVVLDRLLPPSTVDEWFLCGPVDLVQAVRAALMSRGTDPSLIHVELFATGDEVRGPRTPIETRASGPQVEITVTLDGRTSSITTPQGGGECILDAALRSRSDVPFACAGGVCGTCRAKLRSGTVEMATNYALEPEELAAGYILTCQAEPTSAAVTVDYDG, via the coding sequence ATGACGAGCAGCACCGGAGGGAACGCCGGAGCCGAGGGCGCCACGTTGCAGGTGCCGCGTCGCCGGCTGCGCTTCCACCCCCTCACCGTGGGTGTGGTCAACCGGCTGACCGCCGAGGCCGTCGAGGTCGTCTTCTCGGTTCCGGCGGAGCTGACGGACGAGTACGACTTCCTTCCCGGGCAGCACGTCGCCGTTCGCCACCAGCACGACGGAGTCGAGATCCGGCGGAGCTACTCCCTGTGCGCCGCACCGGGAAACGGCGAACTACACATCGCTGTCAAGACCGAGCCCGGCGGTGTCTACTCAACGTACGCCAACAGCCTTCTGAAGGTGGGTGACGTAGTCGAGGTGATGACGCCGCAGGGCTCCTTCACCTCCCGACTCGCCGCAGGGTCGCACGCCCACGTGGCCGCCGTCGCCGCCGGATCGGGGATCACACCGGTGATGGCGCTCGCGGCCGGTGTGCTGGCCGGATCGACGCAGAGCACGTTCACGCTCGTCTACTCCAGTCGCAGCGCTGAGCAGGTGATGTTCGTCGATGCCCTGGCTGATCTGAAGGACCGGTATCCGTCCCGCTTCGTCGTGCACCACGTGTTGTCGCGTGAGCTGCGGCAGTCGCCCGTCCACTCCGGTCGACTGGACGCTGAGCGGCTGGACGTCGTGCTCGACAGGCTGCTGCCGCCCTCGACGGTCGACGAGTGGTTCCTCTGCGGGCCGGTCGATCTGGTGCAGGCGGTCCGCGCTGCCCTGATGTCCCGCGGGACGGACCCGTCGCTCATCCACGTGGAACTGTTCGCGACCGGCGACGAGGTCCGCGGACCGCGGACGCCGATCGAGACCAGGGCGTCGGGGCCGCAGGTGGAGATCACCGTGACCCTCGATGGGCGGACGTCCAGCATCACCACCCCCCAGGGCGGTGGGGAGTGCATCCTGGACGCCGCACTGCGCTCTCGCTCGGACGTGCCCTTCGCCTGCGCCGGCGGAGTGTGCGGCACCTGCCGCGCCAAGCTGCGCAGCGGCACCGTGGAGATGGCCACCAACTACGCACTGGAGCCGGAGGAGCTGGCAGCCGGATACATCCTGACCTGCCAGGCGGAGCCGACGTCCGCAGCCGTGACGGTCGACTACGACGGCTGA
- the paaA gene encoding 1,2-phenylacetyl-CoA epoxidase subunit PaaA: MAPDNTSPAPDDTLATFQRVLDEDGRIEPRDAMPEDYRRSLIRQISQHAHSEIIGMQPEGNWISRAPSLARKAILMAKVQDEAGHGLYLYSAAETLGASRKEMTEALIAGRARYSSIFNYPTVSWADMGAIGWLVDGAAICNQVPLCRASYGPYARAMIRICKEESFHQRQGFEILLTLSRGTPEQHRMAQDAVDRWYAPSLMMFGPPDTDSPNSAKSMAWNIKRFSNDDLRQRFVDMLVPQVAALGLTLPDPDLRWNEERGHHDFGDLDWSEFQAVLRGEGQCNAQRVEHRKAAHEEGSWVREAAVVHAAKKAAGTTVAQRRTAEAFRASA, encoded by the coding sequence ATGGCTCCCGACAACACGTCACCCGCACCGGACGACACGCTGGCGACGTTCCAACGCGTCCTCGACGAGGACGGGCGCATCGAGCCCCGCGACGCGATGCCCGAGGACTACCGCCGCTCGCTGATCCGGCAGATCTCGCAGCACGCGCACTCGGAGATCATCGGCATGCAGCCGGAGGGCAACTGGATCTCCAGGGCGCCCTCGCTGGCCCGCAAGGCGATCTTGATGGCCAAGGTCCAGGACGAGGCCGGCCACGGGCTGTACCTGTACTCGGCCGCCGAGACCCTCGGCGCTTCCCGCAAGGAGATGACGGAAGCTCTGATTGCGGGCCGGGCGCGCTACTCCTCGATCTTCAACTACCCCACCGTGAGCTGGGCCGACATGGGCGCCATCGGCTGGTTGGTGGACGGTGCCGCGATCTGCAATCAGGTCCCGCTGTGTCGCGCGTCGTACGGGCCGTATGCCCGCGCGATGATCCGCATCTGCAAGGAGGAATCGTTCCACCAGCGGCAGGGTTTCGAGATCCTGTTGACGCTGTCGCGGGGAACCCCCGAGCAGCATCGGATGGCGCAGGACGCCGTCGATCGCTGGTACGCCCCCTCGTTGATGATGTTCGGCCCGCCTGACACCGATTCGCCGAACTCGGCGAAGTCAATGGCGTGGAACATCAAGCGCTTCTCCAACGACGACCTGCGGCAGCGCTTCGTGGACATGCTCGTCCCACAGGTGGCAGCGCTCGGGTTGACGCTGCCCGATCCGGATCTGCGCTGGAACGAAGAGCGGGGTCACCACGACTTCGGTGATCTCGACTGGTCGGAGTTCCAGGCGGTGCTCCGCGGCGAGGGCCAGTGCAACGCCCAGCGGGTCGAGCACCGCAAGGCTGCCCACGAGGAAGGCTCGTGGGTCCGTGAGGCCGCTGTCGTGCACGCGGCCAAGAAGGCTGCGGGAACCACTGTCGCGCAACGCCGTACGGCCGAGGCATTCCGGGCGAGCGCGTGA
- the paaD gene encoding 1,2-phenylacetyl-CoA epoxidase subunit PaaD: MPTTSSEPHRDTELPDVTALAKLGIGSAALHGLSDVHAPAVGRDHPWIVRASDERSRDAAVIAGSIVDPEIPVLTVADLGVLRRVRVEDDNSVDVDITPTYSGCPAVAAMTTDIRRALVVHGYSVVRVHTVLSPAWSTDDMTDVARDMLQRFGIAPPGPAMHAGPVGLTLAVRCPHCGSTRTTESGRFGSTSCKSMWTCTECREPFDHFKTLH; this comes from the coding sequence GTGCCCACCACATCATCCGAACCACACCGTGACACCGAGCTGCCCGATGTCACCGCACTGGCAAAGCTCGGCATCGGATCTGCTGCGCTGCACGGTTTGTCGGACGTACATGCGCCGGCAGTAGGTCGCGACCATCCCTGGATCGTGCGGGCCTCGGACGAGCGTAGCCGCGACGCCGCCGTGATCGCCGGGTCGATCGTGGATCCGGAGATCCCGGTGCTGACGGTGGCCGATCTCGGGGTGCTGCGCCGGGTCCGGGTCGAGGACGACAACAGCGTGGACGTCGACATCACCCCGACCTACTCCGGCTGCCCCGCGGTGGCCGCGATGACCACCGACATCAGGCGCGCGCTGGTCGTGCACGGGTATTCCGTGGTGCGCGTGCACACCGTCCTGTCGCCGGCGTGGAGCACCGACGACATGACCGATGTCGCCCGGGACATGCTGCAGCGCTTCGGGATCGCCCCTCCGGGACCGGCGATGCATGCGGGTCCTGTCGGACTCACGCTGGCGGTCCGCTGCCCGCACTGCGGATCCACCCGGACCACGGAGAGCGGCCGTTTTGGCTCCACCTCGTGCAAGTCGATGTGGACCTGCACCGAGTGCCGGGAGCCGTTCGACCACTTCAAGACCCTGCACTGA
- a CDS encoding DUF3263 domain-containing protein: MTAPVEVLEFESRAWVHAGAKEQPIADELGLSATRYYQLLREALLDPTAVASHPATAARMRRILEQQRSRLTERSAVSRRG; encoded by the coding sequence ATGACTGCGCCCGTCGAGGTCCTGGAGTTCGAGTCTCGGGCGTGGGTGCACGCAGGGGCGAAGGAGCAGCCGATCGCGGACGAGCTGGGTCTGTCGGCGACGCGGTACTACCAGCTGCTCCGTGAGGCGCTGCTGGACCCGACAGCGGTGGCGTCACACCCGGCCACAGCGGCCCGGATGCGGCGGATCTTGGAGCAGCAGCGTAGCCGGTTGACTGAGCGTTCGGCGGTGTCGCGCCGTGGGTGA
- a CDS encoding ImmA/IrrE family metallo-endopeptidase — protein MHHPWGDLRRRPHIILTWTPLPEQLAAVTDGREQIWMDTTLSQVERRCAICHELAHIDLGHECGDDPMLELAAAKLASRRLIRITDLESVFRWSQQPAEQADILWVTEPVLQVRLEHLHPAERGLLRRAVERHRESEQQWDRYFNDEMGIA, from the coding sequence ATGCATCACCCATGGGGGGACCTACGCCGACGACCGCACATCATCCTGACCTGGACACCACTGCCGGAGCAGCTGGCCGCGGTGACCGACGGTCGAGAACAGATCTGGATGGACACCACACTCAGCCAGGTGGAGCGACGGTGCGCGATCTGCCACGAGCTTGCACACATCGACCTCGGCCACGAGTGCGGCGACGACCCAATGCTCGAGCTCGCCGCGGCCAAGCTCGCGTCCCGCCGGCTCATCCGGATCACGGATCTGGAGTCAGTTTTCCGATGGTCCCAGCAGCCAGCCGAGCAGGCTGACATTCTGTGGGTCACCGAGCCGGTGCTGCAGGTGCGTCTGGAGCACCTGCACCCAGCCGAGCGAGGGTTGCTGCGCCGCGCGGTGGAGCGCCACCGGGAGTCGGAGCAGCAGTGGGACCGGTATTTCAACGACGAGATGGGGATTGCATGA
- the paaI gene encoding hydroxyphenylacetyl-CoA thioesterase PaaI: MMDRDLASASAGVRVTAIGDGTAEVTMTVRDDMANGHGITHGGFVFLLADTAFACACNDSCGVTVAAGADITFLAANRPGDVLIARATRRSERGRSGIYDVTVTRRDPDGEQVVAEFRGRSRTLPSR, translated from the coding sequence ATGATGGATCGTGATCTGGCGAGCGCATCGGCAGGGGTCCGGGTGACCGCGATCGGCGACGGCACCGCGGAAGTCACCATGACCGTGCGCGACGACATGGCCAACGGCCACGGGATCACCCACGGCGGCTTCGTCTTCCTGCTCGCCGACACCGCATTCGCCTGTGCCTGCAACGATTCTTGCGGCGTCACGGTGGCTGCCGGTGCCGACATCACCTTCCTGGCCGCGAACCGGCCGGGGGACGTACTCATCGCCCGGGCGACCCGGCGCTCCGAACGCGGTAGATCGGGCATCTACGACGTGACCGTCACCCGCCGCGATCCCGACGGCGAGCAGGTGGTCGCCGAGTTCCGCGGCCGCTCGCGCACGCTGCCGTCCCGATGA
- the paaB gene encoding 1,2-phenylacetyl-CoA epoxidase subunit PaaB codes for MSEPAADVGANRTEREWPLWEVFVRPNRGLSHVHAGSLHAPDTEIALQNARDLYTRRGEGVSIWVVASTDIHASSPDEKDSLFTPANDKVYRHPTFYTASDGVPHL; via the coding sequence GTGAGCGAGCCCGCCGCCGACGTCGGTGCGAACCGCACCGAACGCGAGTGGCCGCTGTGGGAGGTCTTCGTGAGGCCGAATCGCGGCCTCTCCCATGTGCACGCGGGATCGTTGCACGCGCCGGACACCGAGATCGCCCTGCAGAATGCGCGCGACCTCTACACCCGACGCGGTGAGGGCGTCTCGATCTGGGTGGTGGCCTCCACCGACATCCACGCCTCCTCACCGGACGAGAAGGACTCGCTGTTCACCCCGGCGAACGACAAGGTCTACCGGCACCCGACGTTCTACACCGCCAGTGACGGGGTGCCGCACCTGTGA
- the orn gene encoding oligoribonuclease, translating to MNNRLVWIDCEMTGLDLRADALIEIAALVTDEDLNVLGEGVDLVIHAEEEQLANMPPVVVEMHAKSRLTDAVRASTVTIEQAQQQVLDYIKEYVPQPKSALLAGNSIATDRGFLTRDMPELDEYLHYRMVDVSTIKELCRRWFPAVYASQPPKGMAHRALADIIESIRELAYYRATAFAAAPGPSVEQATQIAAGVQVVGAPDLHEEHRPA from the coding sequence GTGAACAACCGACTGGTCTGGATCGACTGTGAGATGACTGGCCTCGACCTGCGGGCCGACGCCCTCATCGAGATCGCTGCGCTCGTCACCGACGAGGACCTCAATGTCCTCGGCGAGGGTGTCGATCTGGTGATCCATGCCGAGGAGGAACAGCTGGCGAACATGCCGCCGGTCGTCGTGGAGATGCACGCCAAGTCCCGCCTCACCGACGCGGTGCGGGCATCGACGGTGACCATCGAGCAGGCTCAGCAGCAGGTGTTGGACTACATCAAAGAGTATGTGCCGCAACCGAAGTCTGCGCTGCTGGCCGGAAACTCGATCGCCACCGACCGTGGTTTCCTGACCCGGGACATGCCGGAACTCGACGAGTACCTGCACTACCGGATGGTGGACGTGTCGACCATCAAGGAACTGTGCCGCCGCTGGTTCCCGGCGGTCTATGCCTCCCAGCCGCCCAAGGGGATGGCGCACCGGGCGTTGGCGGACATCATCGAGTCGATCCGGGAGCTGGCCTACTACCGGGCGACCGCGTTCGCGGCTGCACCTGGCCCGTCCGTCGAACAGGCGACGCAGATCGCTGCGGGTGTGCAGGTGGTCGGTGCTCCGGACCTGCACGAGGAGCACCGTCCCGCGTGA
- a CDS encoding DUF222 domain-containing protein → MNSTGGASVADIREHAAALSAGLKTLHTNIFQCPTGELGDFLSELAKLRALAGAASVIVTADAEGRGVIEASQSASTRGWIAEHGWHSRREATTIAKATHILRRPELAEITDSIRTADLDLSTAVVVQGEYDKLAPELLLGAHPIVLKQLVNHGAEYGPRGVRELRQWILAHHGKPDEFADFQDHCRRHISLSSPTETSTGLHEYRLVVDNEGLSVLEAAIQTLSAPRPDRDTRERDSRPTDRRRGEALIEALRRSVLAQGQGVTAAATATVNVTMHLDDLQQRTGAATCTGTIADGTLLAPDTARKLACDAGIIPTVLGADGAILDCGTQQRLFTLAQKRVLWARDRHCTFPGCDIPAQWCDAHHLVHWVDGGPTDLDNGALLCPAHHTIVHRDELNGEVTAGQVVWDRRPGSYRPTRRSEPPRRSGPSAERPSRQRGAPVPLRT, encoded by the coding sequence ATGAACAGCACTGGTGGAGCGAGCGTCGCGGACATCCGCGAACACGCCGCTGCGCTGAGCGCCGGGCTGAAAACACTGCACACCAACATCTTCCAATGCCCCACCGGCGAACTAGGTGACTTCCTGAGTGAGCTCGCCAAACTCCGCGCGCTGGCCGGCGCTGCCAGTGTGATCGTCACCGCAGACGCCGAGGGTCGCGGGGTCATCGAAGCGTCCCAGTCGGCCTCGACCCGCGGCTGGATTGCCGAACACGGCTGGCACTCCCGCCGGGAGGCGACCACCATCGCCAAAGCCACCCACATCCTGCGCCGCCCCGAACTCGCCGAAATCACCGACTCGATCCGCACCGCCGACCTCGACCTGTCGACCGCCGTCGTCGTGCAGGGCGAGTACGACAAACTTGCACCCGAGCTGCTGCTCGGCGCCCACCCCATCGTGCTGAAGCAGCTCGTGAACCACGGCGCCGAGTACGGACCCCGCGGCGTCAGAGAACTCCGGCAGTGGATCCTCGCGCACCACGGGAAGCCCGACGAGTTCGCCGACTTCCAGGACCACTGCCGCCGCCACATCTCCCTGTCATCGCCCACCGAGACGTCGACCGGGCTGCACGAATACCGACTTGTCGTCGACAACGAAGGCCTCAGTGTTCTCGAAGCCGCCATCCAGACCCTGTCCGCGCCGCGACCCGACCGAGATACCCGGGAGCGGGACAGCCGGCCCACCGACCGACGCCGCGGCGAAGCCCTCATCGAAGCCCTCCGCCGATCCGTCCTCGCCCAAGGCCAAGGAGTCACCGCAGCGGCGACCGCAACCGTCAACGTCACGATGCACTTGGATGATCTGCAGCAACGCACCGGCGCCGCCACCTGCACCGGAACCATCGCTGACGGCACCCTCCTCGCCCCCGACACCGCCCGCAAACTCGCCTGCGACGCCGGGATCATCCCCACAGTCCTCGGCGCCGACGGAGCGATCCTGGACTGCGGCACCCAACAGCGGCTGTTCACCCTCGCTCAGAAACGGGTGCTGTGGGCCCGTGATCGGCACTGCACCTTCCCCGGCTGCGACATCCCCGCACAGTGGTGCGACGCCCACCACCTCGTTCACTGGGTCGACGGCGGGCCCACCGACCTCGACAACGGTGCACTGCTCTGCCCGGCCCACCACACCATCGTCCACCGCGACGAACTGAACGGCGAAGTCACTGCAGGACAGGTCGTCTGGGACCGCAGACCAGGCTCCTACCGACCGACCCGACGATCCGAGCCACCCCGCAGGTCGGGCCCGAGCGCGGAGCGACCATCACGACAACGCGGAGCGCCCGTGCCCCTACGAACGTGA
- a CDS encoding site-specific integrase, whose protein sequence is MLSGTAILLIQVAFLTTHTGRSEGDPRPSTVAGSGVEMPSIRERIRTRDGVAVYAVLWREDGKQTSMAFPGDKQAALNFKRMLEANDGDAAVAGEMLRAIDKRSPAVSTVVEKHIATLPSVSARTKADCRRDALNHITPYLGHVPVSAITKDRVGEWLAKLASKRGPAPDERNEGPLLLSVKTIANVHGLLSSAIAAAVDRRHLAANPCKGVRLPRRSEHESQEMVFLTPTEWQIIDGELGVGVYSFYRPLFRTLINTGMRWGEVGAMRPRDLNLRSDDPSISIMRALKRDENSRSYIGPTKTRRFRRTISIPVDLAEQLRELTVGKGAEDLLFTTRTGSMLNPSHERTRVWLPAVRRAQDVEKYGDRAVQVTPRIHDLRHSHASWLIAAGVDLLTVQRRLGHESITTTADRYSHLLPGQQRAASAAIAAALSG, encoded by the coding sequence GTGTTGTCAGGAACGGCGATTCTATTGATACAAGTCGCCTTCCTGACAACACATACAGGCAGGTCAGAGGGTGATCCCAGACCCTCGACAGTAGCCGGATCCGGGGTCGAAATGCCATCCATCCGAGAGCGAATCCGCACGCGCGACGGGGTCGCCGTTTACGCGGTCCTGTGGCGCGAGGACGGCAAGCAGACCTCGATGGCGTTCCCCGGTGACAAACAGGCAGCGCTGAACTTCAAGCGGATGCTCGAGGCCAACGACGGCGACGCCGCGGTGGCCGGCGAGATGCTCCGCGCGATCGACAAGCGGTCGCCCGCCGTGAGCACCGTCGTCGAGAAGCACATCGCTACGCTGCCCTCGGTGTCGGCTCGAACGAAGGCGGACTGCCGCCGCGACGCGTTGAATCACATCACCCCGTACCTCGGGCATGTGCCGGTCTCGGCAATCACGAAGGACCGCGTCGGGGAGTGGCTGGCGAAGCTGGCCAGCAAGCGCGGCCCGGCGCCCGACGAGCGCAACGAGGGGCCGCTGTTGCTGTCTGTCAAGACGATCGCCAACGTCCACGGGCTGCTGTCGTCGGCGATCGCCGCAGCCGTCGACCGCAGGCACCTGGCCGCGAACCCCTGCAAGGGCGTCCGTCTGCCGCGCCGCTCCGAGCACGAGTCGCAGGAGATGGTGTTCCTGACCCCGACGGAGTGGCAGATCATCGACGGCGAGCTCGGCGTCGGGGTGTATTCGTTCTACCGACCGCTGTTCCGGACGCTGATCAACACCGGTATGCGATGGGGTGAGGTTGGGGCGATGCGGCCGCGTGACCTGAACCTCCGGTCGGACGACCCGTCGATCTCGATCATGCGAGCGCTCAAGCGGGACGAGAACAGCCGCTCGTACATCGGCCCGACGAAGACCCGCCGGTTCCGGCGGACCATCAGCATCCCCGTCGACCTGGCCGAGCAGCTGCGTGAGCTCACCGTAGGGAAGGGTGCAGAGGATCTGCTGTTCACCACGCGTACGGGTTCGATGCTGAACCCCTCGCACGAGCGGACCCGCGTGTGGCTGCCGGCCGTGCGCCGCGCCCAGGACGTCGAGAAGTACGGCGACCGCGCCGTGCAGGTGACCCCGCGGATCCACGACCTCCGGCACTCCCATGCGTCATGGCTCATCGCCGCCGGCGTCGACCTGCTCACCGTGCAGCGCCGCCTCGGACACGAGAGCATCACCACCACCGCCGACCGTTACAGCCACCTGTTGCCCGGCCAGCAGCGCGCAGCATCCGCAGCGATCGCAGCTGCTCTCTCCGGCTGA